CTGCGTGCGCACTGCACCGATGACGAGCTCGACGGAGCATTGCGGGGCATCTGGTCGAACCGTGCCGACAACTACTCGGAGCAGCGTTCAAACCTGACCCCCGGCACTCGGCGCAAGATCGAGATGTCGTACATCGGCGGTTGAGTGCCCAGCGGGTCGCGCTAGGAGCGTTCATCCTCGTCATCGAGCGCCCTCACCGTCTGCACTTCGATGCCCTGCGTGTCGAGCAGGCGGCCATCGACAACATGATCACCGTCTTCGAGCGCCTCAAGCAACTCTTCGGGCACGCGACGAGCAGGCGCGGACGCAAAGACACTCCCCTCGCTCGTCGATCTCCGGCCGATGTGATTGAACACGACGTTGAGCAGCACAGCCATCACGGTCGCCGACGAGATTCCCGACTGGAAGATCACCTGGAACCAGCTCGGGAAATCCGCGTAGATTCCGGGCTGCACGAGCGGAAGCATGCCGAATGACAGCGAGATGCCCACGATGATCAGATTGAGGTTGTTCTTGTAGTCGACCTTCGACAACGTGTTGATGCCGCTCGCGGCGACCGTGCCGAAGAGGGCGATACCGACACCGCCGAGCACGGGCGTGGGAATCGCGGCGACGACGCGGCCGAGCACGGGCAGCACGCCGAGCACCACGAGCACGATGCCGCCGGCAGCCACGACGAAGCGGCTCGACACCTTCGTGATCGCCACAAGCCCGACATTCTGCGCGAACGCGCTCTGCGTAAACGAGTTGAACACAGGCGAGACGGCGCTCGAGATCATATCGGCGCGCAGCCCGGCAGCAATCCGCTTCTGGCTCACCTTCGTCTTGACGACCTCGCCGACCGCGAGGATGTCGGCTGTCGTCTCGGTGAAGGTGACGAGGATCACGATGAGCATGGAGATGATCGCCGCGATGTCGAACGTCGGAAGTCCGAAGGCGAACGGCGTCGGCACGGCGAAGATCGGCCCCGTGAGCACGTCAGAGAAATCGGCCATGCCGAGCAGAGCGGCGATGACGGTTGACAGCGCCAGAGAGAGAAGAATGGACAGCCGAGAGATTGCGGGAGGCCCGAACTTGGACAGAAGCACGATGAGGGCTAGCGACAGCGCCGCAAGTCCGATGTTGGGCAGGGAACCGTAGTCACTCGCCGTCGCGTCGGCTCCCATCGCCCATCCACCGGCGACGGGAAGAAGCGAGAGGCCGATAGCCGTGATGACGACGCCGGTGACGACCGGAGGGAAGAACCTGACGATCATTGCGAAGAACGGCGCAAGAACGAGGCCGATGACAGACGAGGCGATCACTGCGCCGAAGACTCGCGGGAGCCCTCCCCCGCCGTCGAGGATCGCCATCATCGTCGCGACACCCGAGAATGACACCCCCTGCACGAGCGGAAGCTGCGACCCGAAGAACGGCAGACCGATGGTCTGCAGGATCGTGGC
This DNA window, taken from Paramicrobacterium agarici, encodes the following:
- a CDS encoding nucleobase:cation symporter-2 family protein, producing the protein MSRSRSRTATTDAPRRPEDQRLKAWPTLAYGVQHVLTMYGGIIAPPLVIGQAAGLSTAEVGLLITCCLFIGGLATILQTIGLPFFGSQLPLVQGVSFSGVATMMAILDGGGGLPRVFGAVIASSVIGLVLAPFFAMIVRFFPPVVTGVVITAIGLSLLPVAGGWAMGADATASDYGSLPNIGLAALSLALIVLLSKFGPPAISRLSILLSLALSTVIAALLGMADFSDVLTGPIFAVPTPFAFGLPTFDIAAIISMLIVILVTFTETTADILAVGEVVKTKVSQKRIAAGLRADMISSAVSPVFNSFTQSAFAQNVGLVAITKVSSRFVVAAGGIVLVVLGVLPVLGRVVAAIPTPVLGGVGIALFGTVAASGINTLSKVDYKNNLNLIIVGISLSFGMLPLVQPGIYADFPSWFQVIFQSGISSATVMAVLLNVVFNHIGRRSTSEGSVFASAPARRVPEELLEALEDGDHVVDGRLLDTQGIEVQTVRALDDEDERS